The DNA segment GGTGCGGCCTTCGGCGACGTGTTTGGCCACGACGTAATGGGCATCTGCACAGGCAGCCACGGGGGCGAGGTGCGTGATGCAGAGGGCTTGGCGATTCGCACCGATTTGGCGCATCTTGTCGCCCACAGCATTCGCAGTTTCACCACCTACATTCGCATCCACTTCATCGAAGACGAGCACGGGGATCTGATCGTGTGCGGCGAGGACCGTTTTCAATGCGAGCATCACCCGGGCCATTTCACCTGAACTCGCGATGGCACGGAGCGGGTGAGCAGGTTCACCAGGATTCGGAGCGAAGAGAAATTCGATGGTGTCCAGGCCGGAGCTGGCGGGGAGTTTATCGCTAGAAACTTCGGTGGCGCTTTCGATCCGTACATCGAACTGGCTTTGCTTGAAGCCGAGGTCGGTGAGTTGGGTGACGACGGCTTTGCTCAATTTGGGCACGAGCTTCTTGCGTTTGGCGCTGAGATCTTTGCCGGCTTCCATCATCTGCTTGTTCAGCTTGGTGATGCCGGTGTTGATGCGTTCCAGTTCGGCATCGCGGCTCTCAAGCTGGCGCAATTTATCCGCACTCTCCTCACCGAAGGCGATGACATCGCCGAGAGTGGAACCGTACTTGCGCTTGAGCGTGTGGATGAGGTTCAGGCGCTGCTCGACTTCTGCCAGGCGTTCGGGATCGATATCCACGCGATCGGCATATTGTGTGAGCGCGTGCTGGAGATCGTTCAGAGTGGAGACGGCGGTGGCGTGGAGCTCAGCCATCGAAGAGACAGAGGAATCGATGCGCTGGAGTTCATGTAAGGTCCGCCCCACGGCACCGAGGGAATCCATGGCGTTGCTCTCGGCTTCGGACAAGGCGCCGAGGGCGTTGCGGCTGAGTTCGATGAGGCGCGCGGAGTTCGTGCCACGTTGGTACTCTTCATCGAGGCCCGCTTCTTCATCCGGTTTCACGCGGGCGGCGGTGATCTCGTTCGCCTGATGGCGGAGGAGATCGAGTTGCTGCGCATAGGTCCGCTCATCCACGACGAGATCGGCCTTTTGCGCTTCGAGTTCCTGACGTTGCTTCACCAAGCCGGCAAATTGCGCGCGCGCTTCGGCCAAGCCTCCGAAAGAGTCGAGGATATCGAGCTGCTTGGAAGCGTGCAGTAGAGACTGATGATCGTGCGGGCCGTGCATGTCCACGAGCCATTCGCCGAGTGTGCCGAGGGCGTTGAGCGTGGTGGGTGAGCCGTTCACGAACTGGCGGTTCGCGCCGGTGGCGGTGAAGGTGCGCTTGATGACGAGCTGACCGTCTTCACACGGTTCCAAGCCGTTCTCATCCAAAAATTCTTTGAGCGGGACCTTGAGCTGCGAGACATCGAAGACGCCTTCCACGGTGCAGGCATCGGTGCCGCTGCGGATGAGGGTACGGTCGGCGCGCTCGCCGAGCAGGAGGTTCAGTGCACCGATGATGATGGACTTGCCTGCGCCGGTCTCGCCGGTGAGGGCGTTAAAACCGGGGCGGAACTCCACCGTCAGGTCACTGACCAGCGCGAGATTCTTGATGCGCAACGTGCTTAACATGCAATGCCGCGTTCGTTCTTGGGAAATCTGCCGGGAACAGTGTTTAGGGGCAAGCAGGTTGAGCAGGATATTCTCTGCTGTGGTTTGGTCACCAGTTTATCTGGTTGCTCCCGCTGCTTCCACAAACGCTTTTGCCAATCGTGTCAGTTCCGCCCAATCCCTTTCCTGCAAAATCTTCTTCGACACCAATGAGGAGCCTACGCCCAAGGCTGCACAACCGGCTTTCAAGAACTCACCGACATTGTGCAGATCCACACCGCCCGTTGGCACGATCTTCAGGTGCGGCAAAGGAGCACGCAGGGATTTGATATAATTCGGCCCCAAGCCCTCCGCGGGGAATATCTTGATGAAATCCGCCCCGGCTTCGTGCGCCAGTTGCGCCTCCGTCGGCGTGTAAGCCCCCAGCATTACCGGCTTGTCCAACGCATGCGCGGCATCGGCGATCGCAGGTCGCATGATGGGTGTCACCACGAATTGCGCACCGGCTTCGATCGCCTTCTGGCACGTCTCCACATCCAGCACTGTGCCTACACCGATCAGCGCCTTGTCACCTAGCTTCGCCGAGGCTTCCCGGATCGCCTCGATCGCATTCGGCGTCGTCATCGTTATCTCGATCGCTATGACCCCACCCGCGAGCAATGCTTCCGATAACGGCATAACGTGCTCCTGTTTTTCAGCGCGAACGACGGCGATGATGCCGGGATTCTTCAGGGCGGCGATGATGTCGGATTTACTGCGCATAAGGGGAAAATGACTAATGACGAAATCCGAATGACGAAGGAATGAGCAATGAACAAATGCTTAAATGGGATGACGAAACGAGCAAGCAGACAAATCTTAAACTAAGTTTGCGACATAGCCTCCTTCTCCCCAAGGGAGAAGGAAGGGATGAGGGGGAAGGAAACGTCCCTGAGCAAAGACTGCTCTCAAACCGAACTGGAACATTTGAAAATTCCTTCGTCATTCGGATTTCGTCATTTGTCATTCCGCGCACCAGCGCGGCGATAGGCTTCCGCCAACAACGTTATCGGATGCGCCAGCCGCACGTTCAATCCCTGCTTCTTCGCACCGTTGATAATGTGCAGGAGGCAACCCGGATTGCCCGTAGCCACGATCTCAGCCTTCGTGCTGACGATGTGCTTGAGCTTGCGATCAAGCAACTGGTTCGCCATCTCCGGCTGCACGATGTTGTAGATGCCCGCACTGCCGCAGCACCAGGTGCTCTCCGGCAATTCTATGAGCTTCAGATTCGGGATCGCCTTCAACACTGTGCGCGGTTGTGCCGTGATCTTCTGCCCGTGGCAGAGGTGACACGCCTCATGATACGTCACGTTCTGTGCAGGCTGATTCTCCGCAGCGGGTGATTTAATGCCGATCTTCGCCAGCCACTCGTGTATATCATACACGAGGGAATCCCAGAGTTTCGCACGTTCGGCATAGGCCGGATCATCCTTCAACAACGAGCTATAATGTTTGAGATGTGAACCACAACCGGCGGCGTTCGTGATGATGGCATCGTGAAATTCCGGCTTGATCAGGTCAATCTGGCGGCGAGCGAGCTGGCGGGCCATCTCCAATTCACCGTTGTGCGCATGCAAGGAGCCGCAGCACTGCTGTTCACGGTGCGTGATCACCTCACACCCATTTTCCACGAGCACCTCAACCGTATCCCGGTTTACATCGCTGAAGATCAGGTCTTGCGCGCATCCGGTAAGCATCGCCACATGGTAGTTGGACTCCCCTTTCGGCAACGTCACTTGGTCGATGAGTTCTGCAGAAAACTTGGACTGCACCGTGGGCGTCATCGCCTCCAACTCGCGGAGGCGTTTGGGCAAGAGATTCAAGACCCCGCTCTTACGCACAGCGGTTTGCAAACCGAGGTCTTGATACAATCGCAAAGCACTGCCGAAGGTCTTCAGCCGTTCATGCTCCATGAAGAGCCAGTTCAGCGTGAGACTGCGGATGGCACTGCGCTTCGGCGAATCCATCACACCACTTGCTTCAGCCTCCCCGCGCGCATGCTCGAACAACTCCGCGTAATTCACCCCTGCCGGACAAGCCGTCATGCATGCAAGGCAGCCCAAACAGAAATACATTTCCTCGGCGAATTCCTCCGAAGCTTCCAACCTGTCATCCGCAATGGCGCGCATGAGCGAGATGCGACCGCGCGGGCTGTTGCGCTCCAGCTTCGTGGCATCGTAAGTGGGGCACGTGGGCAGGCAGAGCCCGCAGTGCATGCATTGCTGCACCACCGAGTAATCCAGATCCTTCAAATGCGAGCCCGC comes from the Verrucomicrobiia bacterium genome and includes:
- a CDS encoding bifunctional 4-hydroxy-2-oxoglutarate aldolase/2-dehydro-3-deoxy-phosphogluconate aldolase, translated to MRSKSDIIAALKNPGIIAVVRAEKQEHVMPLSEALLAGGVIAIEITMTTPNAIEAIREASAKLGDKALIGVGTVLDVETCQKAIEAGAQFVVTPIMRPAIADAAHALDKPVMLGAYTPTEAQLAHEAGADFIKIFPAEGLGPNYIKSLRAPLPHLKIVPTGGVDLHNVGEFLKAGCAALGVGSSLVSKKILQERDWAELTRLAKAFVEAAGATR
- a CDS encoding (Fe-S)-binding protein — encoded protein: MKSAGSHLKDLDYSVVQQCMHCGLCLPTCPTYDATKLERNSPRGRISLMRAIADDRLEASEEFAEEMYFCLGCLACMTACPAGVNYAELFEHARGEAEASGVMDSPKRSAIRSLTLNWLFMEHERLKTFGSALRLYQDLGLQTAVRKSGVLNLLPKRLRELEAMTPTVQSKFSAELIDQVTLPKGESNYHVAMLTGCAQDLIFSDVNRDTVEVLVENGCEVITHREQQCCGSLHAHNGELEMARQLARRQIDLIKPEFHDAIITNAAGCGSHLKHYSSLLKDDPAYAERAKLWDSLVYDIHEWLAKIGIKSPAAENQPAQNVTYHEACHLCHGQKITAQPRTVLKAIPNLKLIELPESTWCCGSAGIYNIVQPEMANQLLDRKLKHIVSTKAEIVATGNPGCLLHIINGAKKQGLNVRLAHPITLLAEAYRRAGARNDK
- the recN gene encoding DNA repair protein RecN — protein: MLSTLRIKNLALVSDLTVEFRPGFNALTGETGAGKSIIIGALNLLLGERADRTLIRSGTDACTVEGVFDVSQLKVPLKEFLDENGLEPCEDGQLVIKRTFTATGANRQFVNGSPTTLNALGTLGEWLVDMHGPHDHQSLLHASKQLDILDSFGGLAEARAQFAGLVKQRQELEAQKADLVVDERTYAQQLDLLRHQANEITAARVKPDEEAGLDEEYQRGTNSARLIELSRNALGALSEAESNAMDSLGAVGRTLHELQRIDSSVSSMAELHATAVSTLNDLQHALTQYADRVDIDPERLAEVEQRLNLIHTLKRKYGSTLGDVIAFGEESADKLRQLESRDAELERINTGITKLNKQMMEAGKDLSAKRKKLVPKLSKAVVTQLTDLGFKQSQFDVRIESATEVSSDKLPASSGLDTIEFLFAPNPGEPAHPLRAIASSGEMARVMLALKTVLAAHDQIPVLVFDEVDANVGGETANAVGDKMRQIGANRQALCITHLAPVAACADAHYVVAKHVAEGRTTTSLELLDEKSRVSEIARMLGGQSAAARTHAESLLKSAKRK